In Gossypium hirsutum isolate 1008001.06 chromosome D06, Gossypium_hirsutum_v2.1, whole genome shotgun sequence, one genomic interval encodes:
- the LOC107900595 gene encoding heat shock protein 90-5, chloroplastic isoform X1, protein MLLVRIMRKRLVKKTFDMIQEISESENKKDYKKFWENFGRFLKLGCIEDSGNHKRITPLLRFYTSKSEEELTILDTYVENMSENEKAIYYLATDSLKSAKTAPFLEKLVQKDIEVLYLIEPVDEVAIQNLQTYKEKKFVDISKEDLELGDEDEVKERETKQEYNLLYDWVKQQLGDKVAKVQISKRLSSSPCVLISGKFGWSANMERLMKAKALGDTASLEFMRGGRILEINPDHPIIKDLNVRPC, encoded by the exons ATGCTTCTC GTGAGAATCATGAGAAAGAGGCTTGTCAAGAAAACATTTGACATGATTCAAGAGATTTCTGAAAGTGAAAATAAGAAG GATTACAAAAAATTCTGGGAGAACTTTGGTAGGTTTCTAAAGTTGGGCTGCATTGAAGACTCTGGTAATCACAAGCGTATAACTCCATTGCTTAGGTTTTACACATCAAAAAGTGAAGAGGAATTGACAATTTTGGATACCTATGTTGAAAATATGAGTGAGAATGAAAAGGCAATTTATTACTTAGCAACTGACAGCTTAAAAAGTGCCAAGACTGCTCCATTCTTGGAGAAATTGGTTCAAAAagacattgag GTTCTCTATTTAATAGAACCTGTTGATGAGGTTGCCATCCAAAATCTACAGACctacaaagaaaagaaatttgtTGATATTAGCAAGGAAGATTTAGAACTTG GTGATGAAGATGAGGTAAAAGAGAGGGAAACTAAACAAGAATACAACCTTCTCTATGATTGGGTAAAGCAACAACTTGGAGACAAAGTGGCCAAAGTCCAAATTTCGAAGCGTCTATCGTCTTCACCTTGTGTGCTTATTTCTGGCAAGTTTGGATGGTCAGCCAACATGGAAAG GTTGATGAAAGCAAAAGCCCTTGGAGATACTGCAAGTTTGGAGTTCATGAGGGGAGGGAGGATACTAGAGATTAATCCAGATCATCCAATTATCAAGGACttgaatgtaagaccatgttag
- the LOC107900595 gene encoding heat shock protein 90-5, chloroplastic isoform X2 has product MRKRLVKKTFDMIQEISESENKKDYKKFWENFGRFLKLGCIEDSGNHKRITPLLRFYTSKSEEELTILDTYVENMSENEKAIYYLATDSLKSAKTAPFLEKLVQKDIEVLYLIEPVDEVAIQNLQTYKEKKFVDISKEDLELGDEDEVKERETKQEYNLLYDWVKQQLGDKVAKVQISKRLSSSPCVLISGKFGWSANMERLMKAKALGDTASLEFMRGGRILEINPDHPIIKDLNVRPC; this is encoded by the exons ATGAGAAAGAGGCTTGTCAAGAAAACATTTGACATGATTCAAGAGATTTCTGAAAGTGAAAATAAGAAG GATTACAAAAAATTCTGGGAGAACTTTGGTAGGTTTCTAAAGTTGGGCTGCATTGAAGACTCTGGTAATCACAAGCGTATAACTCCATTGCTTAGGTTTTACACATCAAAAAGTGAAGAGGAATTGACAATTTTGGATACCTATGTTGAAAATATGAGTGAGAATGAAAAGGCAATTTATTACTTAGCAACTGACAGCTTAAAAAGTGCCAAGACTGCTCCATTCTTGGAGAAATTGGTTCAAAAagacattgag GTTCTCTATTTAATAGAACCTGTTGATGAGGTTGCCATCCAAAATCTACAGACctacaaagaaaagaaatttgtTGATATTAGCAAGGAAGATTTAGAACTTG GTGATGAAGATGAGGTAAAAGAGAGGGAAACTAAACAAGAATACAACCTTCTCTATGATTGGGTAAAGCAACAACTTGGAGACAAAGTGGCCAAAGTCCAAATTTCGAAGCGTCTATCGTCTTCACCTTGTGTGCTTATTTCTGGCAAGTTTGGATGGTCAGCCAACATGGAAAG GTTGATGAAAGCAAAAGCCCTTGGAGATACTGCAAGTTTGGAGTTCATGAGGGGAGGGAGGATACTAGAGATTAATCCAGATCATCCAATTATCAAGGACttgaatgtaagaccatgttag
- the LOC107900594 gene encoding FCS-Like Zinc finger 17, with the protein MIMKVRRRFKQVEEDSEGEEGKKKNNPISANFCKSSTVVVGLRILTQIPQGKKSAALVKPPLKITLPTSTNPHRAHELQPNQYSCFLKSCYLCNKNLSLDKEVFMYRGDQGFCSIECRGRQIVLDEMRELELSSKQMIPSYRHCNAVSGRRHIRLLK; encoded by the exons ATGATTATGAAAGTTAGGAGGCGTTTCAAGCAGGTAGAAGAAGATAGTGAGGGTGAAGAGGGCAAGAAGAAGAACAACCCCATTTCTGCAAACTTTTGTAAGAGCTCAACAGTTGTTGTTGGGCTGAGAATCCTTACACAAATCCCACAGGGAAAAAAATCTGCTGCTCTCGTTAAGCCTCCATTGAAAATTACCCTTCCCACCTCTACTAACCCTCATCGTGCTCATGAGTTGCAACCTAATCAATATTCTTGCTTTCTCAAATCATGTTATCTGTGCAACAAGAACTTAAGCCTAGATAAAGAAGTTTTCATGTACAG GGGTGACCAAGGGTTTTGCAGCATAGAGTGCAGGGGCAGGCAAATTGTTTTGGATGAAATGAGGGAACTTGAACTGTCTTCTAAACAAATGATACCATCTTATAGGCACTGTAATGCCGTCTCTGGCCGACGACACATCCGTCTCCTCAAATAG